A region of the Nocardia asteroides genome:
CAGGTAACCGAAGACGTGGTGGTTGGTGACCAACTTGCGCCGCTCGGCGGGGATCGTCGCGAATCGCTCGGCCATCCACTGGTCGAGTCGATCGAGTTCGGCGAGGTAGCGGTCGGCGCCGGTGCGGATGGCCGCCGCGTCGACACCGTCGACATGCTCGATGATCCGGTCCCGGATGACCTCCACCGCCCTGCGCACACGGCGCGGATCGGTCCAGAAGTGCGGATCCGGCCTGCCGTTCCCATCGTCGGCGGAGTAGTTGATCGGATCGATCGCCGCGCCGACGGAAACGCCTGCCACTCCGGACTTTTCGGCAGCCTCGACATTGCGCAGCACACTCTCCTCGAGACCGAGACCGTTGTAGACGATCAGGCTCGCGCGTTCGAGCAGGGCCGCCTGCTGAGCGGAGATCGCGAAGAAGTGCGGGTCCGCGTCCGCCTGCATGAGCACGGTCACCTCGACGGTGTCGCCCGCGACGGCGCGGGTGAGGTCACCGAGGATGTTGGTGGTGACGACGACTCCTTCGCGGTTCGCGCCGGAAGTCGAGCATGCGGTGAGCGCGAGCAATGCGACGCCGATCAGCGCGCACAGCCGTGCGGTGAGTTTCATCGGCCGGTCTCCACCATCGTTGTCGGGTTGATGTCGAGGTCGAATGTGCGTGCGGTGCGCAGGTTGTCGGTGTAGTCGATCTCGTGGACCGCACGCCCCGCGGGATCGTTGACGTAGGCGCGGTGCTCGTCGACGAGGATCAGCGGCGCAGGCGCACCGGGGCGTACCGGCGCGGTGAGCGGTCGCGCCGCCGCGGACTCGCGGCCGGACGCGGCGTCATAGCCGTGCAGGAGGCCGTCTTCGGTGAGGGTCAGCAGTGCGGCGCCCTCCCCCGCCGTGTTCGCCGCTACCACCGGCCCGGTGTCCACCGAGGTCCAGGTCTTGCGCCTGACGTCGAGCACCCAGACGCCCCGCCGACCGGCCTTCGCCACCAGCGTCGCGCTGCCGGGGCGATGGAAGAACTCGACCGCGCGGTCGGCCTCGGCGGTCCCTTGCGGATAGGGGATCTTCTCGCCCGTGAACTCCGCGTTGCGTGCCGTCACCACCAATGCCCCATCGGCGCAACCGAAGACGACGCCGCGCCTGGTCACCGCCGAGCCGCGCGGATGCGGGCAACGTTGCGGCACGACCGCGACCTGCGCGCCGTCCCGGGTCCGGACCTCGATGTGCTCACGGCCGGGCACGGCCACGAGCAGGTGCTCTGCGTACGGCACGGCGGCTCCGTCCGCGATCGCGCCGCGTTCGGTCGGCGACCCCGCGCCGAGCGCGGAGCGGTCCAGCAGCCTGGTGCCGCCCGTTTCGAAAGCCACTGCCGTGACCGCGCTGTCACCGTGCGTCGCGGCCACCGGACCGCCGGTGAGCGTGCCCACATCGCGGGCGGACGCGCGGTAGTAGTGCACGTGGTCGCCGTGGTCGACCGTCCACGCGCCCGCGTCCACGATCCGCACCCCGCCGCGGGCGGACAAGAAAGCGAAGCGCCCGTCGGTGCTCACGCGGTCGACGCCTTCCATCCTGCCGAGATCGATGACGTCCTCGGTGATGAGGTCGAGCACCCGCACGGCGCCGGTCCCGTTGTCGGCCACGACCAGACGCGGCTGCGCTTCATCGGTCTCCTCCGCGCCCGCCACGTATCCGTGGGGCGTCGGCGCCGCAGGTGGCGGGGATTCGGTGGTCCCGCAACCGATCAGAGGTGTGATCGCGGCGAGGACCAGCAGCAGTGCCAGTGGTCTCGGGGTCGCGCGCGCGGAGCGGACCCGATCGCGCAGCCAGGCCGACAGCGCGGAGACGAAGAACAGAGCGACGGCGGTCGCCGCGATGGTCGCCCCCGCCGCGGTCCCCGCGTGCCAGGAGATCAGCAGCCCGGCAACGGTGGCCACCGCGCCGAGCGCCGCGGCGGTGAGCATGATCAATGGGATGCGATGCACCCAGTAGACGGCCGCCGCGGGCGGCGCGATGAGCAGACCGAAGACCAGCAGCGTGCCGACGATGTGGAAGGACGCCACGATCGCGAGGGTCACCAGGCCGATCAGCGCCACGTTGGCCACGCGGGGACGCATCCCGAGGGTGTGCGCCTTGCGTGGGTCGAAGGTGAGTGCGACGAACGCCCGGTAACCCAGCACCGAGACCACGAACGCGATGACCAGGGCCGCAGCCAGATACCACAGGTCACGCTCGCCGACGGCGAGCACATCACCGAAGAGGAAGCCGGTCAGGTCGACCGCGAACGAGGGCGAACGCGACACGATGATCACGCCCGCCGACAGCATCCCGACGAACAGCAACCCGATGCCGGTGTCCGCGGCGAACCTGGTGCTGCGGCCGAGCACCGAGACGCCGACCGCCATCGCCGCGGCGCTGCACGCCGCACCCAGCAACAGGTTGCCGCCGAGCAGCGCGGCGATCGCGACGCCGGGCAGCATGCCGTGCGCCATCGCGTCGCTGAGGAAGGCCATGCCGCGCACCACCACCCATGTTCCGGCCAGCGCGCACAGGCACGACACGAGCAGTCCGCCCCACAACGCCCGCTGCACGAACGAGACCTCGAACGGGGCCAACCACTCCATGACGCATCACTCTACAATGAGAATGATTTTCATTTCAACAAGGAGATCGGAGTAGCCATGCCGCCGCCAGCTGTCCATGTCGCCGGGGTGACGGCCGGGTACCGGGGACGCCCCGTCCTGCACGAGCTCACCGCCACGATCCCGGGCGGACAGGTGACGGCGCTTGTCGGCCCCAACGGGTCCGGAAAGTCCACTCTGCTCGGCATCCTCGCCGGAGTCATCGCGCCCACCGTGGGCACCGTCCACCGGGAGCATCTGCGGCGCCCGGCATTCGTCGTGCAGCACAGCGGCGTTCCCACGACTCTGCCGATCACCGTCCGGGAAACGGTCACCATGGGTCGTTGGGCACACCGCGGCGCATGGCGGCGCCTCACCCGGCAGGACCGCGCCGTCGTGCGCGCGTGCCTCGACCGGATGGACATCACCGACCTGGCCGAACGCAGGCTCGACACCTTGTCCGGGGGGCAGCGTCAACGAGCGCTGCTCGCCCAGGCGCTCGCGCAGGAATCGGATCTGCTCTTGCTCGACGAACCGACCACCGGCCTGGATTCGGCC
Encoded here:
- a CDS encoding metal ABC transporter substrate-binding protein is translated as MKLTARLCALIGVALLALTACSTSGANREGVVVTTNILGDLTRAVAGDTVEVTVLMQADADPHFFAISAQQAALLERASLIVYNGLGLEESVLRNVEAAEKSGVAGVSVGAAIDPINYSADDGNGRPDPHFWTDPRRVRRAVEVIRDRIIEHVDGVDAAAIRTGADRYLAELDRLDQWMAERFATIPAERRKLVTNHHVFGYLAQRFGFDVVGAVIPGGTTLASPSPSDLSALAGTIRAAGVGAIFADSSQPDRLARVLADQAGVHVQVIPLYSESLTEPGGGAGTYLEMMRANTESIVRGLTAP
- a CDS encoding metal ABC transporter permease, yielding MEWLAPFEVSFVQRALWGGLLVSCLCALAGTWVVVRGMAFLSDAMAHGMLPGVAIAALLGGNLLLGAACSAAAMAVGVSVLGRSTRFAADTGIGLLFVGMLSAGVIIVSRSPSFAVDLTGFLFGDVLAVGERDLWYLAAALVIAFVVSVLGYRAFVALTFDPRKAHTLGMRPRVANVALIGLVTLAIVASFHIVGTLLVFGLLIAPPAAAVYWVHRIPLIMLTAAALGAVATVAGLLISWHAGTAAGATIAATAVALFFVSALSAWLRDRVRSARATPRPLALLLVLAAITPLIGCGTTESPPPAAPTPHGYVAGAEETDEAQPRLVVADNGTGAVRVLDLITEDVIDLGRMEGVDRVSTDGRFAFLSARGGVRIVDAGAWTVDHGDHVHYYRASARDVGTLTGGPVAATHGDSAVTAVAFETGGTRLLDRSALGAGSPTERGAIADGAAVPYAEHLLVAVPGREHIEVRTRDGAQVAVVPQRCPHPRGSAVTRRGVVFGCADGALVVTARNAEFTGEKIPYPQGTAEADRAVEFFHRPGSATLVAKAGRRGVWVLDVRRKTWTSVDTGPVVAANTAGEGAALLTLTEDGLLHGYDAASGRESAAARPLTAPVRPGAPAPLILVDEHRAYVNDPAGRAVHEIDYTDNLRTARTFDLDINPTTMVETGR
- a CDS encoding ATP-binding cassette domain-containing protein; amino-acid sequence: MPPPAVHVAGVTAGYRGRPVLHELTATIPGGQVTALVGPNGSGKSTLLGILAGVIAPTVGTVHREHLRRPAFVVQHSGVPTTLPITVRETVTMGRWAHRGAWRRLTRQDRAVVRACLDRMDITDLAERRLDTLSGGQRQRALLAQALAQESDLLLLDEPTTGLDSAAQQEISEAIRRVGAQGVTVVHATHSREDALRADHCLLLDDGRVTGHGDPHTILHQDAEPVRAAVD